In Denitratisoma sp. DHT3, one DNA window encodes the following:
- a CDS encoding efflux RND transporter permease subunit, whose protein sequence is MSRFFIRRPIFSAVISIIIVIAGLMAARGLPIAQYPEIAPPTVFISASYPGASADTLAKTVAAPIEEQLNGIPGLLYYSSSSASSGSLNITATFEVGTDAEIAAVNVNNRVKIAEPHLPEEVRRNGVVVQKRSTDILMITTFFAEDNKYDSLFLSNYVAMNVLEDIKRIHGVGDAAILGAKDYSMRIWLRPDRMAQLGLTTSDIAAAIRAQNAQNAAGKIGQEPIASDQMLVYTVTARGRLSSPEEFGDIVIRADGPGGMLRLRDVARVELGSASYAYSVAFHGKPVIGLAIYLQSGANALEVVKNVRSKLRELSRQFPEKMGYEIPSDSTLFISESIQEVVLTLIEATLLVVAVVFLFLQNWRATLIPMVAVPVSLIGTFAGLWLFGFSINTLTLFAMVLAIGIVVDDAIVVLENVERLMSEQKLSPFAAAVESMREVAAAVVAIVLVLCAVFIPVAFLGGITGKLYQQFAVTVAVSVVISGIVALTLTPALCALLLKPTHTEAPLFRPFNRAFTRFTGFYTATVGRILNHGRIALVLFVGVVGLVLVLLKVIPDSFVPSEDMGRLFTSIKLPDGASLQRTAEAGERLRQMVAANPAVEYSGVIRGIDLISGSNQSNGGTMIIELKPWSERSQSAEELAKLFMGYGMMMPDGIALTFNPPPIMGLGSAGGFEAYLQNRTDADPTKLAEVLEQFVQALQTRPELAQIHTFFRANVPQLHVDVDEAKALALGIPVPSIYDTLQSTMGELYVNDFNRAGKVYKVQLQAEGRYRSRPEDLTKVYVRSATTNAMIPLGAVIRVRTIVGPEQLDRYNGFLAARMMGNSAPGVSSGKVIQIVEDVARETLPEGYTLAWTGQAFQEKQAGSSSLLAFVFAIVMVFLILAAQYEKWSLPLAVIMAVPFALAGALLAILLRGLSNDIYFQIGLVVLIGLAAKNAILIVEFAAQKHAEGMDIAEAAVEAARLRFRPIVMTSLAFILGVLPLAVSSGAGAAARRSMGTGVVGGMLLATFVATLFVPLFFKWLERGKPVIPAGHAGEEEEA, encoded by the coding sequence ATGTCCAGATTCTTCATCCGGCGCCCGATCTTCTCGGCGGTCATTTCCATCATCATCGTCATCGCCGGCCTGATGGCGGCGCGGGGCCTGCCCATCGCCCAATATCCGGAGATCGCGCCGCCCACGGTTTTCATCAGCGCCAGTTATCCCGGCGCCTCCGCCGACACGCTGGCCAAGACCGTGGCCGCGCCGATCGAGGAGCAGTTGAACGGCATTCCGGGCCTGCTCTACTACAGCTCATCCTCGGCCTCCAGCGGCAGCCTCAACATCACCGCCACCTTCGAGGTCGGCACCGACGCGGAAATCGCCGCGGTCAACGTCAACAACCGGGTCAAGATCGCGGAGCCGCATCTGCCCGAGGAAGTGCGACGCAACGGGGTGGTGGTGCAGAAACGCTCGACCGACATCCTGATGATCACCACCTTCTTCGCCGAGGACAACAAGTACGATTCGCTGTTCCTCTCCAACTACGTGGCGATGAACGTGCTGGAGGACATCAAGCGCATCCATGGCGTCGGCGACGCCGCCATTCTCGGCGCCAAGGACTACTCGATGCGGATCTGGCTGCGTCCCGACCGCATGGCCCAGCTGGGGCTCACCACCAGCGACATCGCGGCGGCGATCCGTGCTCAGAACGCCCAGAACGCCGCCGGCAAGATCGGCCAGGAGCCCATCGCCAGCGACCAGATGCTGGTCTACACGGTGACCGCGCGCGGCCGGCTGTCGTCGCCCGAGGAATTCGGCGACATCGTGATCCGGGCCGACGGCCCCGGCGGCATGCTGCGCCTGCGCGACGTGGCGCGGGTGGAACTGGGGTCCGCCAGCTATGCCTACAGCGTCGCCTTTCACGGCAAGCCGGTGATCGGTCTGGCCATCTATCTGCAGTCCGGCGCCAATGCGCTGGAAGTCGTGAAAAACGTGCGCAGCAAGCTGCGCGAGCTGTCGCGGCAGTTTCCCGAAAAAATGGGTTACGAGATTCCCTCGGACTCCACCCTGTTCATCAGCGAGTCGATCCAGGAAGTGGTGCTGACGCTGATCGAGGCGACGCTGCTGGTGGTGGCGGTGGTCTTCCTGTTCCTGCAGAACTGGCGCGCCACGCTGATTCCGATGGTGGCGGTGCCGGTGTCGCTGATCGGTACCTTCGCCGGCCTCTGGCTGTTCGGCTTCTCGATCAACACGCTGACCCTGTTCGCGATGGTGCTGGCAATCGGCATCGTGGTGGATGACGCCATCGTGGTGCTGGAAAACGTCGAGCGCCTGATGTCGGAGCAGAAGCTCTCCCCCTTCGCCGCGGCGGTGGAGTCCATGCGCGAGGTGGCGGCGGCGGTGGTGGCCATCGTCCTGGTGCTGTGCGCGGTGTTCATCCCGGTGGCCTTCCTGGGCGGCATCACCGGCAAGCTCTACCAGCAGTTCGCCGTCACCGTCGCGGTCTCCGTGGTGATCTCGGGTATCGTCGCGCTGACCCTGACGCCGGCGCTGTGCGCACTGCTGCTGAAGCCCACGCACACGGAGGCCCCGTTGTTCCGCCCCTTCAACCGCGCGTTCACCCGCTTCACCGGCTTCTATACCGCCACCGTCGGCCGCATCCTGAATCATGGCCGCATCGCGCTGGTGCTGTTCGTCGGCGTGGTGGGCCTGGTGCTGGTGCTGCTGAAGGTCATTCCCGACAGTTTCGTGCCGTCGGAGGACATGGGGCGTCTGTTCACCTCCATCAAGCTGCCCGACGGCGCCTCCCTGCAGCGCACCGCCGAGGCCGGCGAGCGCCTGCGGCAGATGGTGGCCGCCAATCCGGCGGTCGAATACTCCGGCGTGATCCGCGGCATCGACCTGATCAGCGGCAGCAACCAGTCCAACGGCGGCACGATGATCATCGAACTCAAGCCCTGGTCCGAGCGCAGCCAGAGCGCCGAGGAACTGGCCAAGCTGTTCATGGGCTATGGCATGATGATGCCGGACGGCATCGCCCTCACCTTCAACCCGCCCCCCATCATGGGTCTGGGCAGCGCCGGCGGTTTCGAGGCCTACCTGCAGAACCGCACCGACGCCGACCCGACCAAGCTGGCCGAGGTGCTGGAGCAGTTCGTCCAGGCGCTGCAGACCCGGCCGGAACTGGCCCAGATCCATACCTTCTTCCGCGCCAACGTACCCCAACTGCACGTGGACGTGGACGAGGCCAAGGCGCTGGCCCTGGGCATCCCCGTGCCCAGCATCTACGACACCCTGCAAAGCACCATGGGCGAGCTGTATGTGAACGACTTCAACCGCGCCGGCAAGGTCTACAAGGTGCAGTTGCAGGCCGAGGGCCGCTACCGCAGCCGCCCCGAGGATCTGACCAAGGTCTATGTGCGCAGCGCGACCACCAATGCGATGATTCCCCTGGGCGCGGTGATCCGGGTCCGCACCATCGTCGGTCCCGAGCAGTTGGATCGCTACAACGGCTTCCTCGCCGCCAGGATGATGGGCAACAGCGCACCCGGCGTCAGTTCGGGCAAGGTGATCCAGATCGTCGAGGACGTGGCGCGGGAGACGTTGCCCGAGGGCTATACCCTGGCCTGGACCGGCCAGGCCTTCCAGGAAAAGCAGGCTGGCTCCTCCTCCCTGCTGGCCTTCGTTTTCGCCATCGTCATGGTGTTCCTGATCCTCGCGGCCCAGTACGAAAAATGGTCCCTGCCCCTGGCGGTGATCATGGCCGTGCCTTTCGCCCTGGCCGGCGCGCTGCTGGCCATCCTGCTGCGCGGCCTGTCCAACGACATCTATTTCCAGATCGGTCTGGTGGTGCTGATCGGCCTGGCGGCCAAGAACGCGATCCTGATCGTCGAGTTCGCCGCGCAGAAACACGCCGAAGGCATGGACATCGCGGAAGCGGCGGTGGAAGCGGCCCGGCTGCGCTTCCGTCCGATCGTGATGACTTCCCTGGCCTTCATCCTCGGCGTGCTGCCGCTGGCCGTGTCCAGCGGCGCCGGCGCCGCGGCGCGGCGCTCGATGGGCACCGGGGTGGTCGGCGGCATGCTGCTGGCCACCTTCGTCGCCACCTTGTTCGTGCCCCTGTTCTTCAAATGGCTGGAACGTGGCAAACCGGTGATTCCCGCCGGCCACGCCGGTGAAGAGGAGGAGGCATGA
- a CDS encoding efflux RND transporter periplasmic adaptor subunit, with the protein MSIPTRRSGAMPGLFLPALLLGAALLGTACSRSTPPTPAAPPPLPVTVLEMHPTRAPITVEVTAQAEGSREVEVRARVGGILLRRLYQEGTPVKAGQPLFQIDRTPYEIALADAKAKAEQATREANRLKGLIEQQAVSRKEYDDAVSNQAVAQAALNQAELNLSYTTVTAPEAGVAERAVKSEGNLIAAGADGLLTVIHQANPLWVRFGLAESDLARIPGGRLDARSVSSVELVLPDGSVHPQKGRINFLAANLDTVLGTRQMRAEFANPDGALLPGQFLRVRLNTGTRDGIFLVPQAAVVQAPQGAQVMVANADNKVEPRPVQAGEWLGRDWVILGGLKAGDKVIVDNLIKLRPGAAVQPHPPQPQSAPGASPNPATPAAAQKK; encoded by the coding sequence ATGTCCATCCCCACGAGACGTTCCGGCGCCATGCCCGGCCTGTTCCTGCCCGCCCTGCTGCTCGGTGCCGCGCTGCTCGGCACCGCCTGCTCCCGCTCCACGCCTCCCACGCCGGCCGCACCGCCTCCGTTGCCGGTGACGGTGCTGGAAATGCATCCCACCCGAGCCCCCATCACCGTGGAAGTGACGGCACAGGCCGAAGGTTCCCGTGAGGTGGAGGTGCGCGCCCGGGTCGGCGGCATCCTGCTGCGGCGACTGTACCAGGAAGGTACGCCGGTCAAGGCCGGCCAGCCCCTGTTCCAGATCGACCGGACGCCTTATGAGATCGCCCTCGCCGACGCCAAGGCCAAGGCCGAGCAGGCGACGCGCGAGGCGAACCGCCTGAAGGGCCTGATCGAGCAGCAGGCCGTCAGCCGCAAGGAATACGACGACGCGGTCTCCAACCAGGCCGTGGCCCAGGCCGCCCTGAACCAGGCCGAACTGAACCTGTCCTACACCACGGTCACCGCGCCGGAAGCCGGCGTCGCCGAACGGGCGGTGAAGTCCGAGGGCAACCTGATCGCCGCCGGCGCCGACGGCCTGCTGACGGTCATCCACCAGGCCAATCCCCTCTGGGTGCGTTTCGGCCTGGCGGAAAGCGATCTCGCCCGCATTCCCGGCGGCCGGCTCGACGCCAGGTCCGTAAGCAGCGTCGAACTGGTGCTGCCCGACGGCAGCGTGCATCCGCAGAAGGGCAGGATCAATTTTCTCGCCGCCAACCTGGACACGGTGCTGGGCACCCGCCAGATGAGGGCCGAATTCGCCAATCCCGACGGCGCGCTGCTGCCCGGACAGTTCCTGCGCGTGCGCCTGAACACCGGTACCCGCGACGGCATCTTCCTGGTGCCCCAGGCCGCGGTGGTGCAGGCGCCGCAGGGAGCGCAGGTGATGGTGGCGAATGCCGACAACAAGGTGGAGCCGCGTCCGGTCCAGGCCGGGGAGTGGCTGGGCCGCGACTGGGTGATCCTGGGCGGCCTCAAGGCCGGCGACAAGGTGATCGTGGACAACCTGATCAAGCTGCGCCCCGGCGCTGCGGTGCAACCCCACCCGCCGCAGCCACAATCCGCTCCCGGCGCCTCTCCCAACCCGGCCACGCCGGCCGCCGCGCAGAAGAAGTAA
- a CDS encoding TetR family transcriptional regulator: MARKTKEEAEHTRYRIIDAAQQVFHERGVSRTTLEKVAQVAGVTRGAVYWHFANKTELFFAMRERMSLDLFERTDRLLLSETVDDPLDAIEAAMKEFFLILEQRQDMRLVFEIIFLRCEYVDEFARVQEELKKPAYDFLDKVSTVYRRAAARGTLRSDLTPDAAARDTWVFMGGLIHQIVGSPPCTEWRECTDDIIASHIALRRRTTRVAAPTP, encoded by the coding sequence ATGGCGCGCAAAACCAAGGAAGAGGCGGAGCACACCCGTTACCGGATCATCGACGCCGCTCAACAGGTCTTTCATGAGCGGGGCGTGAGCCGCACCACCCTGGAGAAGGTGGCCCAGGTGGCGGGGGTGACGCGGGGCGCGGTGTACTGGCATTTCGCCAACAAGACGGAATTGTTCTTCGCCATGCGCGAGCGCATGTCCCTCGACCTGTTCGAACGCACCGATCGCCTGCTGCTGTCGGAAACCGTGGACGATCCCCTGGACGCCATCGAGGCGGCGATGAAGGAGTTCTTCCTGATCCTGGAGCAGCGCCAGGACATGCGCCTGGTGTTCGAAATCATTTTCCTGCGCTGCGAATACGTCGATGAATTCGCCCGTGTGCAGGAGGAATTGAAAAAGCCGGCCTACGATTTCCTCGACAAGGTGAGCACGGTCTATCGCCGCGCCGCCGCCCGGGGCACGCTGCGCTCCGATCTGACGCCGGATGCGGCGGCGCGCGATACCTGGGTCTTCATGGGCGGCTTGATCCACCAGATCGTCGGCAGCCCCCCCTGCACCGAATGGCGTGAGTGCACCGACGACATCATCGCCAGCCACATCGCCCTGCGGCGCCGGACTACCCGGGTCGCGGCACCGACACCCTGA
- a CDS encoding DUF1840 domain-containing protein, producing the protein MIITFKSAAAGDVIMFGDVAERMMAAMGKEPGSQGIVTVAQLPDAIAGLRAAIAADKARWQGVTEEERPHEETAPGGGHRAFVSIAQRAAPLLELLEWAEKKGKPVVWGV; encoded by the coding sequence ATGATCATCACCTTCAAATCCGCCGCGGCCGGCGACGTGATCATGTTCGGCGACGTCGCCGAACGGATGATGGCGGCCATGGGCAAGGAACCCGGCAGCCAGGGCATCGTCACCGTGGCGCAGCTGCCGGACGCCATCGCCGGCCTGCGGGCCGCCATCGCGGCGGACAAGGCCCGCTGGCAAGGCGTGACGGAAGAGGAGCGGCCGCATGAGGAAACCGCGCCCGGCGGCGGCCACCGCGCCTTCGTCAGCATCGCGCAACGCGCCGCGCCGCTGCTGGAGCTGCTGGAATGGGCGGAGAAAAAAGGCAAGCCCGTGGTCTGGGGCGTTTAG